The Candidatus Bathyarchaeum sp. genome has a window encoding:
- a CDS encoding phosphatase PAP2 family protein encodes MKNNCGPRSQSDFSCSLAAFVSKYLSPPIVAILATVVFSLFSPIGLGSLGPGLSIIASFLLFAFFPFLPVIYYYKKKTVDLYVSNREDRLPFFLYALVSYLSAAFLFFFTETTILFLLALGYIFVTAALMVVNQFWKVSIHCAGVTGPIFALVFVFGLEIIPLSLIIIAVCWSRIKLKNHTPTQTLAGTLIALAVGLMEYNLLYPLN; translated from the coding sequence ATGAAAAATAATTGTGGCCCTCGTTCCCAATCTGACTTTAGTTGCAGTTTGGCCGCCTTTGTTTCAAAGTACTTGTCTCCTCCGATTGTGGCCATATTGGCAACTGTGGTTTTTTCTCTTTTTTCTCCGATTGGGTTGGGATCTTTAGGTCCGGGTTTGAGTATTATTGCGAGTTTTTTGTTGTTTGCCTTTTTTCCTTTTTTGCCTGTAATTTATTATTACAAAAAGAAAACTGTAGACCTTTATGTTTCTAATCGAGAAGACCGTTTGCCTTTTTTCTTGTATGCTTTGGTTAGTTATTTATCGGCGGCATTTTTGTTCTTTTTTACTGAAACTACAATTTTGTTTTTGTTAGCGTTAGGTTACATTTTTGTTACTGCGGCTTTAATGGTGGTTAACCAGTTTTGGAAAGTTAGCATCCACTGTGCTGGAGTGACTGGTCCAATTTTTGCTTTGGTTTTTGTTTTTGGTTTAGAGATAATTCCCCTATCTTTGATTATAATTGCAGTTTGTTGGTCTAGAATAAAGCTAAAAAATCACACTCCTACGCAAACTTTGGCTGGAACTTTAATTGCTTTGGCTGTTGGGTTGATGGAGTACAACTTGTTATACCCCTTAAATTAG
- a CDS encoding ferredoxin:glutaredoxin reductase — MTTTENIKKRVENDAKANGYYLNPDPEMLQELIEGLQKNEERYKYPSCPCRLASGKLELDRDIICPCDYRAPDVNDYGQCYCALYVSKDVYERKAMQQIPERRPIEKQGRAYSVSTEEQKPQTQTQTEKQPKETNMTLWHCQQCGYVCFREDPPYVCPICKAKKEMFSKIALSIQISKETVKTQ, encoded by the coding sequence ATGACAACCACAGAAAACATCAAAAAACGTGTTGAAAACGACGCAAAAGCAAACGGATACTATCTTAACCCCGATCCAGAAATGCTTCAAGAACTCATAGAAGGCTTACAAAAAAATGAAGAAAGATACAAATATCCATCATGTCCTTGCAGATTAGCTTCAGGCAAATTAGAGCTAGACAGAGACATAATCTGCCCTTGTGATTACCGCGCCCCCGATGTAAACGATTATGGTCAATGTTATTGTGCACTTTACGTCAGCAAAGATGTGTATGAAAGAAAAGCAATGCAACAGATTCCAGAAAGAAGACCAATAGAAAAACAAGGCAGAGCATATTCGGTTTCAACTGAGGAGCAAAAACCACAAACTCAAACCCAGACTGAAAAACAGCCCAAAGAAACAAACATGACATTATGGCACTGTCAACAATGTGGTTACGTTTGTTTCAGAGAAGATCCACCATACGTTTGTCCAATTTGTAAAGCAAAAAAAGAAATGTTCTCAAAAATTGCGTTAAGCATACAAATAAGCAAAGAAACAGTTAAAACACAATGA
- a CDS encoding glutaredoxin yields the protein MQTIKVSGKNNKHHLLVYALSTCGWCKRTKKFLKDNDVEYEYIDIDLTNNDDKEEIKKDIRTRGGPLAYPTLIIDNKILLTGAPQDKLKEILEL from the coding sequence ATGCAGACAATAAAAGTTTCTGGAAAAAATAACAAACATCATCTTCTGGTTTATGCCCTAAGCACCTGTGGTTGGTGTAAACGGACTAAAAAATTCTTGAAGGATAACGATGTTGAATACGAATACATTGACATCGACTTAACCAACAACGATGACAAAGAAGAAATCAAAAAAGACATCAGAACCCGTGGAGGCCCCCTCGCATACCCAACACTAATTATCGATAACAAAATTTTGCTTACAGGAGCGCCTCAAGACAAACTAAAGGAGATTCTTGAACTATGA
- a CDS encoding DUF763 domain-containing protein yields the protein MKRTGVTRLPLHYGKAPRWLVFRMQKLAKEMTTIMVDEYGVDLFLKRVSDPFWFQALGCVLGYDWHSSGVTTVLTGVLKSAINSEELGLTVCGGKGKTSRKTPEEIGLLGDKYGFSSKKIDELLYASKMSAKVDTAAIQAGYPLYHHAFFVTEKGSWAVVQQGINAEDKSARRYHWVSDTVKDFVVEPHDAVVGDLKKDVVLDMTAKSSEGCRKASTDISKESPKKLKKLVLSVRPLNQSSLQDWISQSSKNDFQLDAFCFPRRLDWKAVQRAYDFQPKNYEELIGIRGIGPATVRALALVSEMIHGEKPCWQDPIKYSFCVGGKDGVPYPVDRKSYDETIQILNNAVNQAKIGNKVKLDAIKRLKLLM from the coding sequence TTGAAACGAACAGGTGTTACTCGTCTTCCCCTTCATTATGGTAAAGCACCACGATGGCTTGTTTTTCGGATGCAAAAACTTGCAAAGGAGATGACTACAATAATGGTGGATGAATATGGTGTAGACCTGTTTTTGAAACGTGTTTCTGACCCCTTTTGGTTTCAAGCTTTGGGGTGTGTTTTGGGTTATGATTGGCACTCTTCTGGTGTGACAACTGTTTTAACTGGGGTTTTAAAAAGTGCAATAAATTCTGAAGAACTTGGGTTGACTGTGTGTGGTGGGAAAGGAAAAACTTCTCGAAAAACCCCAGAAGAAATCGGGTTGCTAGGGGATAAGTACGGTTTTTCATCTAAAAAGATTGATGAATTATTGTATGCCAGTAAAATGAGTGCAAAAGTTGACACTGCAGCCATTCAAGCGGGTTATCCTTTGTATCATCATGCATTTTTTGTTACTGAAAAAGGAAGTTGGGCTGTAGTTCAACAAGGAATTAATGCTGAGGACAAATCTGCTCGTAGGTATCATTGGGTGTCCGATACCGTCAAAGATTTTGTAGTCGAACCTCACGATGCCGTGGTTGGAGATCTAAAAAAAGATGTAGTGTTAGACATGACCGCAAAATCAAGTGAAGGATGCAGAAAAGCTTCTACTGATATCTCCAAAGAGTCACCAAAGAAACTGAAAAAATTGGTGCTGTCTGTTCGTCCTCTAAATCAGTCTTCGTTGCAGGATTGGATTTCTCAATCTTCAAAGAATGATTTTCAGCTTGATGCTTTTTGTTTTCCCCGTAGGCTTGACTGGAAAGCAGTTCAACGGGCGTATGATTTTCAACCTAAAAATTATGAAGAATTAATTGGAATCCGTGGGATTGGTCCTGCAACGGTTAGGGCATTGGCTTTGGTTTCTGAAATGATTCATGGTGAAAAGCCTTGTTGGCAAGACCCAATAAAGTATAGTTTTTGTGTGGGTGGAAAAGACGGAGTTCCCTATCCTGTGGACCGCAAATCCTATGATGAAACTATTCAAATTTTAAATAACGCTGTTAACCAAGCAAAAATAGGTAATAAAGTAAAACTTGATGCAATTAAGAGGTTAAAGCTGCTGATGTAG